One Pseudomonas entomophila genomic window carries:
- a CDS encoding NAD(P)-binding domain-containing protein: MSQSDLPIVIIGAGPVGLATAAHALARGMNPLIFEAGSQAGESISQWGHVSMFSPWEYNVDKEAEKLLSATGWQAPDSDAYPTGRELLDHYLLPLAELPVIKERLHLNSRVTAVTKVGADVQKTKGRESAAFLVRVKGPKGEQDIQARAVIDASGTYETPNWMGASGIPALGELNAKAHIAYGIPDVSDNARDRYLGRRVLVVGGGHSAFNALQDLVQLPGTQVSWAIRGHSLGKILGGGANDKLAERGSLGLRIRALLEQGKISLHQDISISQVDTTEQGLVVHSNGQALPEVDEIIVATGFRPNLQLLGELRLAIDPATQSPVQLAPLIDPNEHSCGTVRPHGIDELSHPDAGIFIVGMKSYGRAPTFLMITGYEQVRSIMAGLAGDWEAARRVELELPETGVCSLQFEDQGDASNCCAPEPAPQASCCDSPGPSTIPSVEKASCCTQVGNT; this comes from the coding sequence ATGAGCCAATCTGATCTTCCCATCGTAATCATCGGCGCCGGCCCCGTGGGGCTGGCGACTGCTGCGCACGCACTGGCCCGGGGTATGAACCCACTCATTTTTGAAGCAGGCAGCCAGGCTGGAGAAAGCATCAGCCAATGGGGCCACGTCAGCATGTTCTCGCCCTGGGAATACAACGTAGACAAGGAGGCTGAAAAGTTACTGTCGGCAACGGGCTGGCAAGCGCCTGATTCCGACGCGTACCCCACAGGTCGTGAACTGCTGGATCACTACTTGCTCCCGCTAGCTGAGCTGCCAGTCATCAAGGAACGACTTCATCTGAACTCTCGCGTCACTGCTGTGACGAAAGTCGGCGCTGATGTGCAGAAAACCAAAGGCCGCGAATCTGCCGCGTTCCTGGTGCGTGTTAAAGGGCCAAAGGGTGAGCAAGACATCCAGGCTCGGGCAGTCATCGATGCGTCGGGCACGTACGAGACCCCAAACTGGATGGGCGCCTCCGGCATTCCGGCATTGGGAGAGTTGAACGCCAAAGCGCATATTGCCTATGGGATTCCCGATGTCAGCGACAATGCGCGCGATCGTTATCTCGGGCGCCGAGTGCTGGTTGTAGGTGGCGGACACTCGGCATTCAACGCTCTTCAGGATCTGGTCCAACTGCCCGGCACCCAGGTTTCGTGGGCTATTCGCGGACACTCGCTAGGTAAAATTCTGGGAGGTGGTGCCAATGACAAATTGGCCGAACGCGGCAGCCTGGGTCTGCGAATCCGTGCATTGCTCGAACAAGGAAAGATCTCGCTACACCAGGACATCTCCATCAGCCAGGTCGACACGACCGAGCAGGGGCTGGTCGTGCACAGCAATGGCCAAGCTCTGCCAGAGGTGGATGAGATCATCGTCGCCACGGGCTTCCGCCCAAACCTGCAGCTTCTGGGCGAGCTACGACTGGCCATCGACCCCGCTACACAGAGCCCTGTTCAGTTGGCCCCGTTGATCGACCCAAATGAGCACAGCTGCGGTACCGTTCGCCCCCATGGCATCGATGAGCTCTCTCATCCTGACGCAGGCATCTTTATCGTGGGCATGAAAAGCTACGGCCGTGCTCCGACATTCCTGATGATTACCGGGTATGAGCAGGTGCGCTCAATCATGGCCGGGCTTGCAGGAGACTGGGAAGCTGCACGGCGTGTCGAGCTCGAACTGCCCGAAACCGGTGTCTGCAGCCTTCAGTTCGAGGACCAAGGTGATGCTTCCAACTGCTGCGCGCCCGAGCCCGCGCCTCAGGCCAGTTGCTGCGATTCACCTGGACCTTCGACCATTCCTTCTGTTGAGAAAGCTAGCTGCTGTACACAGGTGGGCAACACCTGA
- a CDS encoding arsenate reductase ArsC, whose amino-acid sequence MTGKIRVLFVCTANAARSQLAEALLRHTDPVHFEAFSAGTQPGQVDPRTYDALEYLDIDTKTLRSKSIDEFAGERFDYVITLCDKAAHECLTLPAFGEILAWNFEDPVTSDKHDAFRHTLHEIHERIKMFVLVKTKRVTQ is encoded by the coding sequence ATGACTGGCAAGATCCGCGTCCTGTTTGTTTGTACTGCAAACGCTGCTCGATCCCAGCTCGCCGAAGCTTTGCTCCGGCACACAGACCCTGTGCATTTCGAAGCTTTCAGCGCAGGTACCCAGCCTGGCCAAGTCGATCCCCGCACCTATGACGCCCTCGAATATCTCGATATCGATACCAAGACTCTACGCAGCAAGTCCATCGACGAGTTCGCAGGCGAACGGTTCGACTACGTGATTACGCTCTGCGACAAGGCAGCCCATGAGTGCCTTACCTTGCCTGCCTTCGGCGAGATCCTCGCGTGGAACTTCGAAGACCCTGTGACCAGTGACAAACACGATGCTTTCCGACACACCCTTCACGAGATCCATGAACGCATCAAGATGTTCGTCCTTGTGAAAACCAAACGAGTAACCCAATGA
- a CDS encoding ArsR/SmtB family transcription factor: protein MTTNHNLRAQAIDAAIESLDEAFFKALCEPSRVAVFKRVLLLGRADVGEIAKELPQERSVISRHLQVLHDAQIVKAAKVGRQVFYEVNGGAIVERLEGLLQRTKGLVSICCP, encoded by the coding sequence ATGACGACCAACCATAATCTCCGCGCTCAAGCCATCGATGCCGCCATCGAGTCGCTGGATGAGGCCTTCTTCAAAGCGCTTTGCGAGCCATCCAGAGTCGCGGTTTTCAAGCGCGTGCTTTTGCTGGGCCGGGCGGATGTCGGCGAAATCGCCAAGGAGCTCCCACAGGAGCGCTCGGTGATCTCCAGGCACCTGCAGGTATTGCATGACGCCCAGATCGTGAAGGCCGCCAAGGTGGGCAGGCAGGTGTTCTATGAAGTGAATGGTGGGGCGATCGTCGAGCGTCTGGAAGGCCTGCTCCAGCGAACCAAAGGTCTAGTTTCGATCTGCTGTCCGTAG
- a CDS encoding arsinothricin resistance N-acetyltransferase ArsN1 family A, which produces MHIRPAQLGDVQAIAEIYNQGIDDRSSTFETQPRTAMDVQPWVADMSRFPVLVVELDGAVVAWANLSSYRARSCYAGIADFSIYLRRDVRGRGIGKALLNALLSEAEARGFWKVLSRIFTFNEASLALCQSCGFRKVGVYEKHACLEGRWLDCAIVERVFPSNQPDTGERA; this is translated from the coding sequence ATGCACATTCGCCCCGCTCAGCTCGGTGATGTTCAGGCCATCGCCGAGATTTACAACCAAGGGATCGATGACCGTAGCTCTACGTTTGAGACCCAGCCTCGAACCGCTATGGATGTACAGCCCTGGGTTGCCGATATGTCTCGCTTCCCGGTGCTGGTCGTCGAGCTGGACGGCGCAGTAGTGGCGTGGGCAAACCTAAGCAGCTACCGGGCGCGCTCCTGCTATGCCGGCATCGCTGATTTCTCGATTTACCTGCGGCGAGATGTCCGTGGGCGTGGCATCGGCAAGGCACTGCTGAACGCACTGTTGAGCGAAGCAGAAGCACGGGGCTTCTGGAAAGTCCTTTCCCGCATTTTCACCTTCAACGAAGCGAGCCTCGCGCTCTGCCAGTCCTGCGGTTTCAGAAAGGTCGGAGTCTATGAGAAACACGCATGCCTTGAAGGACGCTGGCTTGATTGCGCCATCGTTGAACGAGTCTTCCCCTCCAACCAACCTGACACAGGAGAACGAGCATGA
- a CDS encoding MarR family winged helix-turn-helix transcriptional regulator: MLTKHNDDLSRDAEDLYEALNQLVRVYQFRDRDRICCYDVSVTQCYAIETLVKQGPLRLQALAEEMFLDKSTASRVVDTLERKGYVSRVEDPEDRRAVRVQATEAGAVLYERIRDDLINEEKAMISCMAPEVRQGALTLLRQLTRAAEVRCGLANESCSAQSQEK, from the coding sequence ATGCTCACCAAGCACAACGACGACCTTAGCCGTGATGCTGAAGACCTCTACGAAGCTCTAAACCAGCTGGTGCGCGTCTACCAGTTCAGGGATCGCGATCGCATCTGCTGCTATGACGTATCCGTCACCCAGTGCTACGCCATCGAGACCTTGGTGAAACAGGGACCACTACGTCTGCAGGCCCTGGCCGAGGAAATGTTCCTGGACAAGAGCACGGCCAGCCGTGTCGTCGATACTCTGGAGCGCAAAGGGTATGTCTCCCGTGTGGAAGATCCGGAAGACCGCCGTGCCGTGCGGGTCCAGGCTACCGAAGCCGGTGCCGTCCTGTATGAGCGCATCCGCGATGATCTCATCAATGAAGAAAAGGCGATGATCAGTTGCATGGCACCGGAGGTACGCCAGGGAGCCCTTACGCTCCTGCGGCAGTTGACCCGCGCTGCTGAGGTTCGTTGTGGCTTGGCAAACGAGAGTTGCTCAGCTCAGTCGCAAGAAAAATGA
- a CDS encoding MFS transporter has product MFTLGITQILAWASTFYLPAVLAGPIARDMGWSLSFVVGGLSWGMLVAGLFSPLAGRLIDRRGGRLVLVFSSLMLGAGLMVMSIASSLWLYYMAWSLLGVAMATGLYDAAFATLGTLLGERARGAITGLTLIGGFASTVGWPALAALESWIGWRDTCLVLAAIHVVVGLPVHWLAVPKPLGSGEESTSKKGVAVTLDEGSRRLFWLVAGLLTVVAFVMASLSVHLLAALKQLGLPTVTVLAVGMVIGPAQVVARVLEFSIARHLHPSWSARVGVMVSLIGICLFIPGVPWLAFPGAALYGAGMGILTIARGTLPLVLFGPQGYGARMGALARPMLLAQAAGPFAAAIVLSAQGAPAMLLLMAMMIAVALWGSIKLPTETHL; this is encoded by the coding sequence GTGTTCACCTTGGGCATCACCCAGATCTTGGCTTGGGCGTCGACGTTCTACCTGCCGGCAGTCCTGGCAGGTCCAATTGCTCGCGATATGGGCTGGTCTCTATCGTTTGTCGTGGGCGGACTGTCCTGGGGCATGCTGGTTGCTGGGCTTTTCTCTCCACTGGCTGGCCGATTGATTGATCGCCGCGGCGGGCGCTTGGTCCTTGTCTTCAGCTCGTTGATGCTGGGTGCAGGGCTCATGGTGATGTCGATCGCCAGCTCTCTGTGGCTCTATTACATGGCTTGGTCGCTCCTCGGCGTAGCCATGGCCACGGGTTTGTACGACGCGGCATTTGCCACTCTGGGGACGTTGCTGGGAGAGCGTGCTCGGGGTGCAATAACGGGACTGACCTTAATTGGCGGCTTTGCCAGCACTGTCGGATGGCCCGCGCTGGCAGCGTTGGAGTCTTGGATCGGCTGGCGGGATACCTGCTTGGTGCTTGCTGCGATTCATGTTGTGGTTGGCTTGCCTGTTCATTGGCTGGCGGTGCCGAAACCGCTCGGCTCAGGAGAAGAATCAACCTCGAAAAAAGGGGTAGCAGTGACGCTCGATGAAGGTAGCCGCCGCCTTTTCTGGCTTGTTGCAGGACTGCTGACGGTAGTCGCTTTCGTCATGGCCAGCCTCTCGGTTCACCTGCTCGCGGCGCTCAAGCAACTGGGCCTGCCAACGGTCACGGTATTGGCGGTCGGGATGGTCATTGGACCGGCCCAGGTGGTTGCCAGGGTGTTGGAGTTTTCGATTGCCCGGCATCTTCATCCGAGCTGGTCGGCTCGTGTCGGTGTGATGGTAAGCCTCATCGGCATCTGCCTGTTTATCCCTGGTGTGCCTTGGCTGGCATTTCCTGGAGCGGCACTTTATGGCGCGGGTATGGGAATTCTGACTATCGCCAGAGGCACATTACCGTTGGTGCTTTTTGGTCCTCAGGGCTACGGCGCCCGGATGGGAGCACTTGCGCGGCCCATGCTTCTCGCACAGGCCGCAGGTCCATTTGCTGCGGCCATTGTGTTGAGCGCTCAGGGCGCTCCTGCAATGCTTTTGCTGATGGCGATGATGATCGCGGTGGCACTCTGGGGAAGCATCAAGCTGCCCACAGAAACTCATTTATGA
- a CDS encoding ABC transporter ATP-binding protein yields MGPSILVAQHLSKVVPSAEGDLTILHALSLDLAQGDSLAIVGASGSGKSTLLGLLAGLDRPSAGKVVLAGHDLGPLDEDQRARVRAEHVGFVFQSFQLLDSLNALENVMLPLELDGRRDAREHARSLLERVGLGQRLSHTPRQLSGGEQQRVAIARAFAAQPAVLFADEPTGNLDSHTGERISDLLFELNQERGTTLVLVTHDERLATRCRRRIRLDAGRLVAPLEP; encoded by the coding sequence ATGGGCCCCAGCATTCTCGTTGCGCAGCACCTTAGCAAAGTGGTCCCCAGCGCGGAAGGCGACCTGACCATCCTCCACGCCCTCTCCCTCGACCTCGCCCAGGGCGACAGCCTGGCCATCGTCGGCGCGTCGGGCTCGGGCAAGTCGACGCTGCTCGGCCTGCTCGCCGGCCTCGACCGCCCCAGCGCCGGCAAGGTCGTACTGGCCGGCCACGACCTTGGACCGCTGGACGAAGACCAGCGCGCCCGGGTGCGCGCCGAGCATGTCGGTTTCGTGTTCCAGTCGTTCCAGCTGCTCGACAGCCTCAATGCCCTGGAGAACGTCATGCTGCCGCTGGAGCTGGATGGCCGTCGTGACGCCCGCGAACACGCCCGCAGCCTGCTTGAGCGGGTCGGCCTGGGCCAGCGCCTGAGCCACACGCCACGCCAGCTCTCCGGCGGCGAGCAGCAACGGGTGGCGATCGCCCGTGCCTTCGCTGCGCAACCGGCGGTGCTGTTCGCCGACGAGCCCACCGGCAACCTCGACAGCCACACCGGCGAGCGCATCAGCGACCTGTTGTTCGAGCTGAACCAGGAGCGTGGCACCACGCTGGTGCTGGTCACCCACGACGAGCGCCTGGCCACCCGCTGCCGGCGCCGGATCCGCCTGGACGCCGGTCGCCTGGTGGCGCCCCTGGAGCCATGA
- a CDS encoding arylesterase: MRIWWLSAGLALYCLAQGAVAGTVLVVGDSISAGFGLDTREGWVELLQQRLKNEGFDDQVVNASISGDTSAGGRARLPALLVAHKPDLVVLELGGNDGLRGQPPQQLQQNLALMIDRAREAGARVVLLGMRLPPNYGVRYTSAFAQVYEQLATDKQVPLVPFFLEGVGGVPAMMQADGIHPAPVAQQRLLENAWPTIKPLL, from the coding sequence ATGCGAATATGGTGGTTGAGTGCCGGGCTTGCCCTGTATTGCCTGGCCCAGGGCGCGGTGGCCGGAACCGTGCTGGTCGTTGGCGATAGTATCAGCGCCGGTTTTGGCCTGGATACCCGCGAGGGATGGGTTGAGCTGTTGCAGCAGCGCCTGAAGAACGAGGGTTTCGACGACCAGGTGGTCAATGCCTCGATCAGTGGCGACACCAGCGCGGGTGGTCGGGCGCGGCTGCCGGCGCTGCTTGTAGCGCACAAGCCGGATCTAGTGGTGTTGGAGTTGGGGGGCAATGATGGCCTGCGCGGGCAGCCGCCACAGCAATTGCAACAAAATCTTGCCCTGATGATCGATCGTGCCCGTGAGGCCGGGGCCAGGGTCGTGCTGCTGGGCATGCGCCTGCCACCCAACTACGGCGTGCGTTACACCAGCGCCTTCGCCCAGGTGTACGAACAGCTGGCCACAGACAAGCAGGTACCGTTGGTACCGTTTTTCCTGGAGGGTGTGGGCGGGGTGCCGGCGATGATGCAGGCCGATGGTATCCACCCGGCGCCGGTCGCCCAGCAGCGCTTGCTGGAAAATGCCTGGCCGACGATAAAACCCTTGTTGTGA
- a CDS encoding flavin-containing monooxygenase produces the protein MNDSSRVLDVVVIGGGQAGLATGWQLQQQGLEYLILDEQTSPGGNWRNYYESLQLFSPAEYSALPGRAFPGDPKGYPLRDDVVQYLEAYAAEFQLPFQGATRVVAVVQKDKAFEVRTVNGATFTARAVVVASGGFSRPFMPDIPGLQDFSGHCLHSSAYRIPEAFVGQRVVVVGAANSAVQIAYELAGVAQVVLATREKIRFFPQRILGLDFHAWLKFTGLEQTRWLSDQSTPVLDTGKYRKALSTGRIQRSPMFQRVLPDGVVWPGGSSSQVDTLIFATGFRPNQEFLAQLPVVDRHGRTLQRNGVATQVPGLYFVGLPKQRNFASATLRGVGADARYLMPLMLQHLGEVA, from the coding sequence ATGAATGATTCGAGTCGCGTTCTGGATGTGGTCGTCATCGGTGGTGGGCAAGCAGGTTTGGCGACTGGCTGGCAATTGCAGCAGCAAGGATTGGAATACCTCATCTTGGATGAGCAGACATCCCCTGGCGGGAACTGGCGTAACTACTACGAAAGCCTGCAGCTGTTCTCACCAGCTGAGTACTCTGCGCTGCCGGGGCGGGCGTTTCCTGGCGATCCCAAGGGCTACCCGCTGCGAGACGATGTGGTGCAGTACCTGGAGGCATACGCCGCCGAGTTTCAGCTGCCTTTTCAGGGCGCTACCCGTGTGGTGGCGGTCGTACAGAAGGACAAGGCATTTGAGGTTCGCACCGTCAACGGAGCGACTTTCACTGCGCGTGCTGTGGTAGTGGCATCAGGGGGCTTCAGCCGTCCTTTCATGCCTGACATTCCTGGGCTGCAGGACTTTTCAGGACACTGTCTGCATAGCTCGGCTTATCGAATACCTGAGGCCTTTGTCGGCCAGCGGGTTGTCGTTGTGGGAGCAGCGAACTCGGCTGTTCAGATTGCCTATGAGCTTGCCGGCGTCGCACAGGTGGTGCTGGCGACCCGCGAGAAGATCCGCTTCTTCCCTCAGCGGATTCTGGGACTCGATTTTCATGCCTGGCTGAAATTCACCGGGCTGGAGCAAACACGTTGGTTGAGTGATCAGAGCACTCCGGTGCTCGACACCGGCAAGTACCGAAAGGCCCTTAGCACCGGCAGAATTCAGCGCAGCCCCATGTTCCAGCGGGTACTACCCGATGGTGTGGTTTGGCCAGGCGGAAGCAGCAGCCAGGTCGATACGCTGATATTCGCAACGGGATTCCGCCCTAACCAGGAGTTTCTGGCGCAGCTCCCAGTCGTTGACCGGCATGGGCGTACGCTACAGCGAAACGGCGTGGCAACTCAGGTGCCTGGCTTGTACTTCGTGGGTCTCCCCAAGCAAAGAAATTTCGCCTCGGCAACGCTGAGGGGCGTGGGGGCCGACGCGAGATATCTGATGCCTCTAATGCTTCAACACCTGGGAGAGGTTGCCTGA
- a CDS encoding arsenate reductase ArsC produces MKVLFLCTANSCRSILSEAVFNHLAPAGMKAYSAGSQPKGEVHPLSITALQRAGISTEGLSSKSSDAHAELAPDFVITVCDKAAGEACPVFFGPAVKAHWGLSDPSDLQGNTAELDAAFDVTLEQIKRRLKAFLGLPFEKLDAAQLKVELARIGTL; encoded by the coding sequence ATGAAAGTTCTGTTCCTCTGCACCGCCAATAGCTGCCGCAGCATCCTCTCCGAGGCCGTTTTCAACCACCTGGCTCCGGCCGGCATGAAGGCCTACAGCGCCGGCAGCCAGCCAAAGGGGGAGGTGCACCCGCTGTCCATCACCGCGCTGCAGCGTGCCGGTATTTCCACCGAGGGTCTCAGCAGCAAGTCCAGTGACGCGCATGCCGAGCTGGCACCGGACTTTGTCATCACCGTCTGCGACAAGGCCGCTGGCGAAGCCTGCCCCGTGTTCTTCGGACCAGCAGTGAAAGCCCACTGGGGGCTCTCTGACCCTTCGGACCTGCAGGGCAACACCGCCGAATTGGACGCAGCGTTCGACGTCACGCTTGAGCAGATCAAACGACGCCTCAAGGCATTCCTCGGGCTGCCTTTCGAAAAACTGGATGCCGCCCAGCTCAAGGTCGAGCTGGCCCGCATCGGAACGCTCTGA
- a CDS encoding ABC transporter permease, which yields MTRLSLPRLCVLALRQLLRDARASEVRVLFFALFVAVAASTAIGYFGARLNGAMQLRASEFLGADLVLQGSAPPTEQQIASGASLGLSHARVVEFTSVVGGDSGIQLSSIKATDPAYPLRGQLRSAPAPYAQEAVGGGPAPGEAWVEPRLLAALGLAIGDSIDVGMKTLRMSRVLTYEPDRANNFYSLTPRVLMNLADLDATGVVQPGSRVSYRDLWRGDVESLAQYRQITESNLAANQRLLDTRDGNRQIGGALGKAERYLNMASLVAVLLAGVAVALSASRYAARRLDASALLRCLGLSRHQALGLYCLQLAMLGVAAALAGALLGWLAQLGLFHLLAGLLPSQVPPGGLTPALAGIGTGLVALAGFALPPLAALGRVPPLRVLRRDLLPIPPSSWLVYGAALLALGLIMWRLSLDLLLTFALLGGGLIAALLLGGLLLLGLRNLRRLLADAPLPWRLGLGQLLRHPLAAAGQTLAFGLILLAMGLVALLRAELLDTWQAQLPKDAPNHFALNILADDRQPFAERLAQINATSAPLYPVIPGRLTHIGDQPVRQLVSKESTGERAIQRDLSLTWAAELPQGNALSAGTWWQQAPSSDQVPGVSVEAELAQSLKLQLGDLLTFDIGGQQRQARVSSLRTVHWDSFQPNFYMIFQPGTLQGLPTTYLTSFYLAPGHDQEVVALSRAFPAVTILQVDALLAQLRSILAQVTLAVEYVLLFVLAAGLAVLFAGLQATLDERIRQGALLRALGATRPLLVKARRIEFGLLGAASGVLAALGCELITWALYRYAFDLHWAPHPWLLLLPLAGAILVGGAGVIGTRRALNASPLAVLRES from the coding sequence ATGACCCGACTGTCTTTACCGCGCCTTTGCGTCCTGGCCCTGCGTCAACTGCTGCGTGATGCTCGCGCCAGCGAGGTGCGGGTGCTGTTCTTCGCCTTGTTCGTGGCAGTGGCCGCCAGCACCGCCATCGGCTATTTCGGCGCGCGGCTCAATGGCGCCATGCAACTGCGTGCCAGCGAGTTCCTCGGTGCCGACCTTGTCCTGCAGGGTAGCGCCCCGCCGACCGAACAACAGATTGCCAGCGGTGCCTCACTGGGCCTGAGCCATGCGCGGGTGGTGGAGTTCACCAGCGTGGTCGGTGGTGACAGCGGCATCCAGCTGTCGAGCATCAAGGCCACCGACCCCGCTTACCCGCTACGCGGCCAACTGCGCAGCGCACCAGCACCCTATGCGCAGGAGGCAGTCGGTGGCGGGCCGGCGCCGGGCGAGGCCTGGGTCGAGCCACGCCTGCTGGCGGCCCTCGGGCTGGCGATTGGCGACAGTATCGATGTGGGCATGAAGACCTTGCGCATGAGCCGCGTGCTCACCTACGAGCCGGACCGCGCCAACAACTTCTACAGCCTCACCCCACGGGTGCTGATGAACCTCGCCGATCTTGACGCCACCGGTGTCGTCCAGCCAGGCAGCCGGGTCAGCTACCGCGACCTCTGGCGCGGCGATGTCGAGTCCCTGGCGCAGTATCGCCAGATCACCGAGAGCAACTTGGCAGCCAACCAGCGCTTGCTTGATACCCGTGACGGCAACCGGCAGATCGGCGGCGCCCTGGGCAAGGCCGAACGCTACCTGAACATGGCCAGCCTGGTAGCCGTGCTGCTGGCTGGCGTCGCCGTGGCCCTGTCGGCTTCGCGCTATGCCGCGCGGCGTCTGGATGCCAGCGCGTTGTTGCGCTGCCTCGGATTGTCCCGGCACCAGGCTCTGGGCCTTTATTGCCTGCAACTGGCCATGCTCGGCGTGGCCGCGGCACTCGCTGGCGCCCTGCTTGGCTGGCTGGCGCAACTGGGGCTGTTCCACCTGCTTGCCGGCCTGCTGCCCAGCCAGGTACCACCCGGCGGCCTCACGCCAGCGCTGGCCGGGATCGGTACCGGCCTGGTGGCACTGGCCGGTTTCGCCCTGCCCCCACTGGCTGCCTTGGGCCGGGTACCGCCCTTGCGTGTACTGCGTCGCGACTTGCTACCGATCCCTCCCAGCAGTTGGCTGGTGTATGGCGCCGCCCTGCTTGCCCTAGGCCTGATCATGTGGCGCCTGAGCCTGGACTTGCTGCTCACCTTCGCCTTGCTCGGTGGCGGGTTGATCGCCGCCCTGCTGCTCGGCGGCCTGCTGCTGCTCGGGCTACGTAACCTGCGCCGCCTTCTGGCCGACGCCCCACTCCCCTGGCGCCTGGGACTGGGGCAGTTGCTGCGTCACCCGCTGGCCGCCGCCGGCCAGACCTTGGCCTTCGGCCTGATCCTGCTGGCCATGGGGCTGGTCGCCTTGCTGCGCGCGGAACTGCTCGACACCTGGCAGGCACAGTTGCCCAAGGATGCCCCCAACCATTTCGCCCTGAACATTCTCGCCGACGATCGCCAGCCCTTCGCCGAGCGCCTGGCACAGATCAATGCCACTTCCGCGCCGCTGTACCCGGTGATACCCGGGCGCCTCACGCACATCGGCGATCAACCGGTCCGTCAGTTGGTGAGCAAGGAGTCCACCGGCGAGCGCGCCATCCAGCGCGACCTCAGCCTCACCTGGGCGGCCGAGTTGCCCCAGGGCAATGCCCTGAGTGCCGGCACCTGGTGGCAACAGGCACCTTCCAGCGACCAGGTGCCCGGCGTCTCCGTGGAGGCAGAACTGGCCCAGAGCCTCAAGCTGCAATTGGGCGACCTGCTGACCTTCGACATCGGCGGCCAGCAACGCCAGGCCCGCGTCAGCAGCCTGCGCACGGTGCACTGGGACAGCTTCCAGCCGAACTTCTACATGATCTTCCAACCCGGCACCTTGCAGGGGCTGCCCACCACCTACCTGACCAGCTTCTACCTGGCGCCAGGGCATGACCAGGAAGTGGTGGCCCTGTCACGCGCCTTCCCGGCGGTGACCATCCTCCAGGTCGATGCCCTGCTCGCCCAACTGCGCAGCATCCTCGCCCAGGTCACCCTGGCGGTGGAGTATGTGCTGTTGTTCGTGCTGGCGGCCGGACTGGCGGTGTTGTTCGCCGGACTGCAGGCGACACTCGACGAGCGTATCCGCCAGGGGGCGCTGCTGCGTGCGCTGGGGGCTACGCGACCGCTGCTGGTCAAGGCGCGGCGCATCGAGTTCGGCCTGCTCGGGGCGGCCAGCGGCGTGCTGGCCGCACTGGGTTGCGAACTGATCACCTGGGCACTGTATCGCTATGCCTTCGACCTGCACTGGGCACCGCACCCATGGTTACTGCTGCTGCCACTGGCAGGCGCAATTTTGGTCGGCGGTGCCGGTGTAATCGGAACACGTCGGGCACTCAATGCCAGCCCGCTGGCGGTGTTGCGGGAAAGCTGA
- a CDS encoding metalloregulator ArsR/SmtB family transcription factor, whose translation MTDSLTPTKVFKCLADENRIRMMLLIAREEELCVCELTCALEESQPKVSRHLAQLRTCDLLEDRRQGQWVYYRLHPSLPAWVREVLATTLEANREWLSTSTKRLDTMGDRPQRVASCC comes from the coding sequence ATGACTGACTCGCTGACTCCCACCAAAGTCTTCAAATGCCTCGCCGACGAAAACCGCATTCGGATGATGCTGCTGATCGCTCGCGAGGAAGAACTCTGCGTCTGTGAACTGACCTGCGCACTGGAAGAAAGCCAACCCAAGGTTTCCCGCCACCTGGCGCAGCTGCGCACGTGTGACCTGCTGGAAGACCGCCGTCAGGGCCAGTGGGTTTATTACCGGCTGCATCCTTCGCTTCCTGCCTGGGTACGTGAGGTCCTGGCGACGACGCTGGAGGCCAACCGCGAATGGCTAAGTACTAGCACCAAACGACTGGACACCATGGGTGACCGCCCTCAACGCGTCGCCTCCTGCTGCTGA